From the genome of Methanofervidicoccus abyssi, one region includes:
- the hypF gene encoding carbamoyltransferase HypF, whose protein sequence is MKIKKIIIKGIVQGVGFRPFIYRIGKENNLRGYVKNMGNYVEIVVAGEDKDIKNFLKDIKNKKPPLAHIEKIVVLDYNAPLHYRDFVIEGSDSKTDEDGGTVPPDVSICEECLKEMWDRNNRRYMYPFTACTNCGPRFTIVRKLPYDRENTSMAQFPLCEECLREYRDPLDRRFHAQATCCPKCGPKVYLVDSESDVLDEGNSAILKSVKLLNEGYILAVKGIGGTHLACRCDIDDVILKLRERLNRPTQPFAVMTKEENVKLFTEIDEEELSLLKSPRRPIVVLKKGRDYSRYFSEYISNLDTVGVMLPYSGLHYLLLEGSEALAYVMTSANLPGYPMVINNRDIFYKLRGIADYFLIHNREIVNRCDDSVVKKVNNRVVFLRRSRGYVPEPVVVVNHRDIRENKENIIAVGPEMNSTACLVKGNRFYLSQHIGNTSKYETFIYLSKGIENLLRITNTKDIHGVVCDLHPTYNSTKLAEELAERFNAELYRIQHHKAHAYSLLGDEDNFQESIIIAVDGLGYGEDGKVWGGEILRYRNNSMKRIGHLEEQYMPGGDLCTEYPLRMLMSILYKKLEEGELLEFIRSYNIFDDRILELILFQLDRKINVMETTSCGRVLDAVSALLSICHRKTYDGEPAVRLEGFVRSKGYGDDEYKRCLEMAREDIKIKNKKLITSDLVYRAYNMLLEGYEREFIGLYIHLAIGEGLSSMAVKFGEREGVEYIGITGGVSYNSIICKVVKDRVEEEGFKFLYHSKVPNGDGGVSFGQGIGYILNKDLK, encoded by the coding sequence ATGAAAATAAAGAAAATAATTATAAAGGGGATAGTGCAAGGTGTCGGATTTAGACCTTTCATCTACAGAATAGGCAAGGAGAACAACCTAAGAGGTTATGTAAAAAATATGGGAAACTACGTTGAGATAGTAGTTGCTGGTGAAGATAAAGATATAAAAAACTTTCTAAAGGATATAAAAAATAAAAAACCACCTTTGGCTCACATAGAGAAGATAGTGGTATTGGATTACAACGCTCCTCTACATTACAGGGATTTCGTTATAGAAGGTAGTGATAGTAAAACAGATGAAGACGGGGGGACTGTACCCCCGGATGTATCTATATGTGAGGAGTGTCTAAAAGAGATGTGGGATAGAAATAATAGGCGATACATGTATCCTTTTACGGCATGTACAAACTGTGGTCCAAGATTTACCATAGTAAGAAAACTTCCCTACGATAGAGAGAATACTTCTATGGCTCAATTTCCTCTATGTGAGGAGTGTCTAAGAGAGTACAGAGATCCATTAGATAGAAGGTTCCACGCCCAGGCTACATGTTGTCCAAAATGTGGTCCAAAGGTGTATCTAGTAGACAGTGAGAGTGATGTATTAGATGAAGGGAATAGTGCTATACTTAAAAGTGTAAAACTTCTAAATGAGGGCTATATTCTCGCTGTGAAGGGTATTGGAGGTACCCATCTTGCATGTAGATGTGATATAGACGATGTTATTCTAAAACTCAGGGAACGTCTAAATAGACCAACCCAGCCCTTTGCAGTAATGACAAAGGAGGAGAATGTCAAACTCTTTACAGAGATTGATGAAGAAGAGTTATCTCTTTTGAAGTCTCCAAGGAGGCCTATTGTAGTACTGAAGAAGGGAAGGGATTACAGTAGATACTTCTCAGAGTACATCTCCAACTTAGATACAGTAGGTGTTATGCTACCTTACTCTGGGTTGCACTATCTCCTTTTGGAAGGTTCAGAGGCTCTGGCCTATGTTATGACATCTGCAAATCTCCCTGGCTATCCTATGGTTATAAATAATAGAGATATATTCTATAAACTGAGAGGTATTGCAGATTACTTTTTGATCCATAACAGGGAGATAGTTAATAGATGTGATGACAGTGTGGTTAAGAAGGTGAATAACAGGGTGGTATTTCTTAGGAGATCGAGGGGATACGTCCCAGAGCCTGTTGTTGTGGTAAATCATAGGGATATTAGGGAAAACAAAGAAAATATAATTGCTGTAGGTCCTGAAATGAATTCAACGGCATGTTTAGTTAAAGGTAATAGATTTTACCTATCTCAACATATTGGAAACACCTCGAAATATGAGACGTTTATATACTTAAGTAAAGGGATAGAGAACTTACTGAGGATCACAAATACCAAGGATATTCATGGAGTTGTATGTGATCTACATCCAACTTATAACTCAACTAAGTTGGCTGAGGAGTTGGCAGAGAGGTTTAATGCAGAACTCTACAGGATCCAACATCATAAAGCCCATGCCTACTCCCTCCTTGGAGACGAGGATAATTTTCAGGAGTCTATAATTATTGCAGTGGATGGTTTGGGATACGGAGAAGATGGTAAGGTATGGGGCGGCGAGATACTGAGATATAGGAATAATAGTATGAAGAGGATAGGACACTTAGAGGAACAGTATATGCCTGGAGGAGATCTATGTACAGAGTACCCTCTCAGGATGTTGATGTCCATACTCTATAAAAAATTAGAAGAAGGGGAATTACTGGAGTTTATAAGGAGTTACAATATTTTCGACGATAGAATTTTGGAACTTATACTCTTCCAGTTAGATAGAAAGATAAATGTTATGGAAACTACTTCCTGTGGAAGGGTGTTAGATGCCGTATCTGCTCTGCTCTCCATCTGCCATAGAAAAACCTACGACGGAGAACCTGCTGTAAGGTTGGAAGGTTTTGTAAGATCCAAAGGTTATGGAGATGATGAATATAAGAGATGCCTAGAAATGGCCAGGGAAGATATAAAGATAAAAAATAAAAAACTTATTACAAGTGATCTGGTATATAGGGCTTATAATATGTTGTTAGAGGGATACGAAAGGGAGTTCATAGGGTTGTACATCCATCTTGCTATAGGGGAGGGGTTATCTTCTATGGCCGTAAAATTTGGGGAGAGAGAAGGAGTGGAGTATATAGGTATTACTGGAGGAGTGTCCTATAACAGTATAATATGTAAAGTAGTAAAAGATAGGGTTGAAGAGGAGGGTTTCAAGTTTCTATACCACAGTAAGGTGCCAAATGGAGATGGAGGCGTAAGTTTTGGTCAGGGTATTGGGTATATTTTGAATAAGGATTTAAAATAA
- a CDS encoding bifunctional 5,6,7,8-tetrahydromethanopterin hydro-lyase/3-hexulose-6-phosphate synthase: MLKFGEGVLGRDITAIVNVVLGKGETIDTVFTNALTRVPTPILANLRDNLIVKPLTLVVPRNTLNSDIQCNLLHGPIQYGVAKAVVDLDLDGDLKLIVTVSVPDVPYTTLNKRKLFQYYYGATRLAISRALNDYPSKEKIKREKYRALHPLVGFRDIRLERPPYLQVALDVPSMENVEYVLESLPPSDRIIVEAGTPLIKKYGIEVVERIREIYDGFIVADLKTLDTGRVEVRMAFESTANAVVLSGTAPRETILKGIHECERCGIMSYLDTINVRDPFGLYNSLELKPDVLLLHRAIDEEEKVPMKEYRDVKRREKLLLGIAGGVTLENIEKLKNRYHIIVVGRGITKSRDPGRVARAIVNKLGDDIDQYRLYLEEDEDVPIR; the protein is encoded by the coding sequence ATGTTAAAGTTTGGTGAAGGAGTTCTTGGAAGAGATATTACCGCCATCGTCAATGTAGTACTAGGTAAGGGAGAAACAATAGATACTGTATTCACAAATGCTCTAACAAGGGTGCCTACTCCTATTCTAGCAAACCTAAGAGATAACCTTATAGTAAAACCCTTAACTCTGGTAGTGCCTAGGAATACCTTAAATAGTGACATCCAGTGCAACCTTCTACACGGTCCTATACAGTATGGAGTGGCAAAAGCTGTTGTAGATTTAGACCTAGATGGAGATCTGAAGTTAATAGTTACAGTCTCTGTACCAGATGTACCTTATACCACCTTAAACAAGAGAAAACTGTTCCAATACTACTACGGTGCTACGAGATTGGCTATAAGTAGGGCTTTAAATGACTATCCATCGAAGGAGAAGATAAAAAGGGAGAAGTACAGAGCACTTCATCCACTAGTTGGCTTTAGAGATATAAGGTTGGAGCGACCTCCTTATCTACAGGTTGCATTGGATGTGCCTTCTATGGAGAATGTGGAGTATGTATTGGAGTCTCTCCCTCCAAGTGATAGGATAATAGTTGAAGCAGGTACTCCTCTTATTAAGAAGTACGGTATTGAAGTTGTCGAACGCATAAGGGAAATATACGACGGTTTCATCGTTGCAGATCTGAAGACATTAGACACTGGAAGAGTCGAGGTAAGGATGGCTTTTGAATCTACAGCAAATGCAGTGGTTTTAAGTGGTACTGCACCGAGGGAGACTATACTCAAAGGCATACATGAGTGTGAGAGGTGTGGTATTATGAGTTATTTGGATACTATAAATGTAAGGGATCCTTTTGGCCTCTACAACTCCTTGGAGTTAAAACCTGATGTCCTACTTCTACACAGGGCTATAGATGAGGAAGAGAAGGTCCCAATGAAAGAGTATAGGGATGTTAAGAGAAGGGAAAAACTTCTCCTTGGTATAGCTGGAGGAGTTACCTTGGAAAACATAGAAAAGTTGAAGAATAGATATCATATCATCGTTGTAGGTAGGGGGATCACAAAATCTAGGGATCCAGGTAGGGTTGCAAGGGCTATAGTGAATAAATTAGGAGATGACATAGATCAGTACAGGTTGTACTTAGAGGAGGATGAGGATGTTCCTATCAGATAA
- the cobT gene encoding nicotinate mononucleotide-dependent phosphoribosyltransferase CobT, whose protein sequence is MFLSDNIISINDNNFLENIKGKKPLFISVISNIETTKYLPISGVNRKVIEYTPAADMELVILGRSISLPSPPVDTTMCPSPATITRANVYLKDIPVLTVDAGAEIKPKIPTSTYIPVDRKPTGDISKGLAMENSKKLFETGRKIGKKLVVERDFQVAVIGECVPGGTTSALGVLLGLGYDAEDKVSSGSVKNPKELKLKVVEEGLKRAKSQDVFDILNAVGDKMMPVVAGMVFSLVKCKRYVILGGGTQMASVLAVIKEIDRKYVKEEVLDSGYISIGTTEFLLRDRNSDIKGLIKEIECNIPLYASRFYYERSKIEGLKAYCRGAVKEGVGAGGISVYSYTNGLSPDNIREYVEKNYWEWYKSKSSD, encoded by the coding sequence ATGTTCCTATCAGATAATATAATCTCTATTAACGATAATAACTTCCTGGAAAATATTAAAGGTAAAAAACCCCTTTTTATTTCTGTCATCTCCAACATAGAGACAACTAAGTATCTTCCTATTTCCGGAGTTAACAGAAAAGTAATAGAATATACACCTGCGGCAGATATGGAGTTGGTAATACTTGGAAGAAGCATCTCCCTCCCTTCTCCTCCAGTGGACACTACCATGTGTCCAAGTCCTGCAACTATAACTAGGGCTAATGTCTATCTGAAGGATATTCCTGTCTTAACTGTAGATGCTGGGGCTGAGATAAAACCAAAGATACCTACCTCTACCTACATCCCAGTGGATAGAAAACCTACTGGAGATATCTCCAAGGGTCTTGCAATGGAGAACTCTAAAAAACTCTTTGAAACTGGTAGAAAGATAGGAAAGAAATTAGTAGTGGAGAGAGATTTTCAGGTTGCCGTTATCGGAGAATGCGTACCTGGAGGTACAACTTCTGCCCTCGGAGTACTCTTAGGGCTGGGATACGATGCAGAGGATAAAGTAAGCTCTGGCTCTGTTAAAAACCCTAAAGAGTTAAAGTTAAAGGTTGTTGAGGAGGGTTTAAAGAGAGCTAAATCTCAGGATGTATTCGATATACTCAATGCAGTTGGAGACAAGATGATGCCTGTTGTTGCAGGAATGGTATTTTCACTGGTTAAATGTAAAAGGTACGTTATTTTAGGTGGGGGTACCCAGATGGCCTCGGTGCTTGCAGTTATAAAGGAGATAGATAGGAAGTATGTAAAAGAGGAAGTTCTAGATTCAGGTTATATCTCTATAGGCACTACAGAGTTTCTTTTAAGGGATAGAAATTCAGATATTAAAGGATTAATAAAAGAGATAGAATGTAATATTCCATTATACGCCTCAAGGTTTTACTATGAAAGATCTAAGATAGAGGGTTTAAAGGCTTACTGTAGAGGTGCTGTAAAAGAAGGTGTTGGTGCTGGAGGGATCTCTGTGTATTCTTATACGAATGGATTATCCCCCGATAATATCAGAGAGTACGTTGAGAAAAATTACTGGGAGTGGTACAAGAGTAAAAGTAGTGATTAA
- a CDS encoding phosphoadenosine phosphosulfate reductase domain-containing protein, whose translation MKHFLGKIHLRWCKYCNLPVLDRVCNICKRETVQVKITPPGDVRPAFPKDIEMINNILKNQFNIQDNIFKNKIVLLNKTPGVDYMKEIILDGTVFAILKYDVEKSNWSILPTVEGARKIIKGGSCKKVVGIRKDVVPYILERHASVLRPGVVYFSKDIKKGDDVVVVVMEEDTKNFKDTQVLGVGKARMDYQEVRERSKGMVVKIRHAEPPKEATYLRETGDFEESIEKMIQANEHVITKYEKETIGFMRNTTERIKKPIVIAYSGGKDSLTVLLLSLKALRGKGIKFDVIFIDTGLELPETLENVEEVERRYNLEIVRIKSEDFWEKLEEYGPPGRDYRWCSEVCKMKPVEKFIRSRYINGCLTFVGLRKYESINRSKKPSVWKSKYIEGQIQCAPILHWSAMHVWLYLFKNRAPYNKLYKLGFDRVGCYICPAMELGEIELIKRYYPQLWEKWERYLREYAEKNNLDEEWVRGGWRWRYRESKVASSS comes from the coding sequence GTGAAACACTTTCTTGGAAAGATTCATTTAAGGTGGTGTAAATATTGCAACCTTCCCGTGTTGGATAGAGTTTGTAATATATGTAAAAGAGAAACTGTTCAAGTGAAGATAACTCCTCCTGGAGACGTTAGACCTGCATTTCCAAAGGATATAGAAATGATAAACAACATTTTGAAGAATCAATTCAACATTCAAGACAATATATTTAAAAACAAGATAGTATTGCTGAATAAAACCCCTGGAGTAGACTATATGAAGGAGATTATCTTAGATGGTACAGTCTTCGCTATCTTGAAATATGACGTTGAAAAGAGTAACTGGTCCATACTACCTACTGTGGAAGGGGCACGTAAGATAATAAAAGGAGGAAGTTGTAAAAAAGTAGTTGGGATCAGAAAAGATGTTGTACCTTATATATTAGAGAGGCATGCTTCAGTTTTAAGACCTGGAGTGGTGTATTTCTCCAAGGATATTAAGAAGGGAGATGACGTTGTTGTAGTAGTTATGGAGGAGGATACTAAGAACTTTAAAGACACCCAAGTTTTAGGAGTGGGAAAGGCAAGGATGGATTATCAGGAGGTTAGGGAGAGAAGTAAAGGAATGGTAGTTAAGATAAGGCATGCCGAACCTCCGAAAGAGGCTACATACTTGAGGGAAACGGGAGATTTTGAAGAATCCATAGAGAAGATGATCCAGGCCAACGAACATGTTATTACAAAATATGAGAAAGAGACTATAGGATTTATGAGAAACACTACAGAGAGAATAAAAAAGCCTATTGTTATAGCCTATTCTGGAGGTAAAGATAGCCTCACAGTACTACTGTTATCTCTGAAGGCCTTGAGAGGGAAGGGGATTAAATTTGATGTGATCTTTATAGATACTGGATTGGAGTTACCTGAAACTTTGGAGAACGTAGAAGAGGTAGAAAGAAGGTACAACTTAGAAATTGTCAGGATAAAGTCTGAAGATTTCTGGGAGAAACTTGAGGAGTACGGTCCTCCGGGGAGGGACTATAGGTGGTGTAGTGAAGTATGTAAGATGAAACCTGTTGAAAAGTTCATCAGGAGTAGATACATAAACGGGTGTTTAACCTTTGTAGGTCTTAGAAAGTACGAGTCTATAAACCGTTCAAAAAAACCAAGTGTCTGGAAGAGTAAGTATATAGAAGGGCAGATACAATGTGCTCCAATACTTCACTGGTCTGCAATGCATGTGTGGTTATATCTCTTTAAAAATAGAGCACCTTACAACAAGCTCTACAAGTTAGGTTTTGACAGGGTTGGATGTTACATCTGTCCTGCCATGGAACTTGGAGAGATTGAGCTGATTAAAAGATACTATCCTCAACTCTGGGAAAAATGGGAGAGGTATTTAAGGGAATACGCTGAGAAGAACAACTTGGATGAGGAATGGGTTAGAGGAGGTTGGAGATGGAGATATAGAGAGAGTAAAGTAGCTTCAAGTAGTTGA
- the ehbP gene encoding energy-converting hydrogenase B subunit EhbP, with the protein MPKMILPPRLTMALGGYIRETVVPYSKDEAEPFPYRNVIVGNPTDKPVKIDVPVYDKEWIDRHRKLGLIVVPVKVEDDFVGLFNMVRKKVKGSK; encoded by the coding sequence ATGCCAAAGATGATACTACCTCCAAGATTAACCATGGCATTAGGGGGGTATATAAGAGAAACTGTAGTACCTTACAGTAAAGATGAGGCAGAACCCTTTCCCTACAGAAATGTAATAGTAGGTAATCCTACAGATAAGCCTGTAAAGATAGATGTCCCAGTTTATGACAAAGAATGGATAGATAGGCATAGGAAGTTGGGACTTATAGTTGTACCTGTTAAGGTTGAAGACGACTTTGTGGGGCTCTTTAATATGGTAAGGAAGAAGGTAAAGGGATCTAAATAA
- a CDS encoding TIGR02253 family HAD-type hydrolase, protein MTIKGVLFDLDDTLYDSTTFVDRARKEAIKMMIDAGLNATEEEAYNILQRIIKQKGSNYGHHFDDLVKAIEGQYNPKIVTMGIITYHNVKFALLRPYPDTIKTLIELKKMRLKLGVVTDGITVKQWEKLIRLGIADFFDEVVTSEEYGLGKPNIEFYRYALKKMNLKGEEVVYVGDRMDNDIIPASKVGMHTIRILRGKYKDMKGKCKYEVKSLREVVDIVKKLIEEGV, encoded by the coding sequence ATGACTATAAAGGGAGTATTATTCGATTTAGATGATACCCTTTACGATTCTACCACCTTTGTAGATAGGGCTAGAAAAGAGGCCATAAAGATGATGATAGATGCTGGGTTAAATGCTACAGAGGAAGAGGCTTATAACATCCTCCAGAGGATTATTAAACAGAAAGGTTCGAATTACGGTCACCATTTTGATGATCTAGTAAAGGCTATAGAGGGACAGTACAACCCTAAGATAGTTACCATGGGCATAATCACCTATCACAACGTTAAATTTGCTCTTCTAAGACCTTACCCAGATACTATAAAAACCCTCATAGAGTTAAAAAAGATGAGATTGAAACTGGGGGTAGTTACAGATGGTATTACTGTAAAACAGTGGGAGAAACTTATAAGGCTAGGGATAGCAGATTTCTTTGATGAGGTTGTAACTTCAGAAGAGTACGGACTTGGAAAACCGAATATCGAGTTCTACAGATATGCCCTTAAGAAGATGAACTTAAAAGGGGAAGAGGTAGTATATGTAGGGGACAGAATGGATAATGACATTATACCGGCGAGTAAAGTAGGTATGCATACTATAAGAATACTTAGGGGTAAATATAAAGATATGAAAGGTAAATGTAAATACGAAGTTAAAAGTTTAAGGGAGGTTGTAGATATAGTAAAAAAATTGATAGAGGAAGGAGTGTAG
- the cobS gene encoding adenosylcobinamide-GDP ribazoletransferase, with the protein MKKLGDAIDGIKGLIAFMTRIPVGNFHSDLEEISKYLLFVLLIGMFIGFLGSLVTFPFYCLKVDAPILIGTLVLFTMLYIQGFHHVDGLGDYGDAWMVMGGARRKLEVMRDVYVGVGALVFIFFIEMISLTSIGYLYSKLPFLTFLKLMILTEASSRLGLLTCACCGIPSKEGTGRYFVKNTNEYHLSLGYLIMMILSFLLDMPKIGVLCSTVAVFFAMAVAKKSNSEINCVTGDVLGATVEMTRAVVLLSAYLGTNLYI; encoded by the coding sequence ATGAAAAAACTAGGTGATGCCATAGATGGGATTAAGGGATTGATCGCCTTTATGACTAGGATACCTGTAGGAAACTTCCACAGTGATCTCGAGGAGATTTCTAAGTACCTACTGTTTGTCCTGTTGATAGGAATGTTTATAGGATTCTTAGGATCTCTTGTAACCTTTCCCTTTTACTGTTTGAAGGTGGATGCTCCTATTTTGATAGGTACTTTAGTACTTTTCACCATGTTATATATACAAGGTTTCCATCATGTAGATGGGTTGGGGGATTACGGAGATGCCTGGATGGTAATGGGAGGTGCCAGGAGGAAATTAGAAGTGATGAGAGATGTATATGTAGGTGTTGGGGCCCTTGTGTTCATATTTTTCATAGAGATGATCTCCTTAACATCCATAGGTTACCTCTACTCTAAACTTCCATTCCTAACATTTTTGAAGTTAATGATACTAACAGAGGCATCTTCTAGGTTAGGACTTCTCACCTGTGCATGCTGCGGTATTCCCTCTAAAGAAGGTACAGGGAGGTACTTTGTTAAGAATACTAACGAATATCATCTATCCTTAGGTTATCTCATAATGATGATACTCTCATTTCTCTTAGACATGCCAAAGATTGGAGTGTTATGCTCTACTGTTGCTGTGTTCTTTGCTATGGCTGTTGCAAAGAAATCTAACAGTGAGATAAACTGTGTCACTGGAGATGTGTTAGGGGCCACCGTCGAGATGACAAGGGCAGTGGTTTTACTAAGTGCATACCTCGGGACAAATTTATATATATGA
- a CDS encoding roadblock/LC7 domain-containing protein, whose product MIDRILADLNKVEGIKGSMVVGKDGLVIAAQMPPGIDVELIGAMASAAYGSAERTASEMNQGALQQMMIEGEHGKTLMTDVGDSILVVLTDTNVNLGLIRLAMKRSTEKVKNTL is encoded by the coding sequence ATGATCGATAGAATCTTGGCAGATCTGAACAAGGTAGAAGGTATAAAGGGTTCAATGGTTGTAGGTAAGGATGGACTTGTAATAGCAGCCCAGATGCCTCCTGGAATAGATGTGGAGTTAATAGGTGCAATGGCCTCAGCAGCCTATGGTTCTGCGGAGAGAACAGCATCTGAAATGAACCAGGGAGCCTTACAACAGATGATGATAGAAGGTGAGCATGGTAAAACACTTATGACCGATGTGGGAGATAGCATATTGGTAGTACTTACAGATACCAATGTAAATTTAGGATTAATAAGGTTAGCCATGAAGAGAAGTACAGAGAAGGTTAAGAATACCCTTTAA
- a CDS encoding PLP-dependent aminotransferase family protein, whose protein sequence is MILPYRKPSVRGIVESKGDLKELITVIKDLLKYEMDISILPSGNAGLYVASYILRNIEKKECENILVPDMGGWKGFLEYPRTFKFNVVKLKTNLGMVDPCTLEDILRKNDIHALFLTTLGGYLVHQPMEEIKKVCEDMDVILVEDASGGVGGTCGYGDIVVCSTGSPKIINCDYGGFLGINKKIEDILRDNGKIEELKNLLKAFKVINIYGLMKEEALNARKTYRKLVEYCDILKEKLEKAYFKGEEGVCVFVEHENPGEVSKKINKVIKLDNGKSFITKCPIYERVLKKGIVLEMKKIDINSLSLEDIYEIANILKNIL, encoded by the coding sequence ATGATACTCCCATATAGAAAACCTTCCGTAAGAGGGATAGTAGAATCTAAAGGAGACCTTAAGGAGTTGATAACAGTCATAAAAGATCTACTGAAATACGAGATGGATATATCTATACTACCTTCTGGAAACGCTGGATTATATGTAGCCTCCTATATACTGAGAAATATTGAAAAAAAGGAATGTGAAAATATCTTAGTACCTGATATGGGAGGATGGAAAGGTTTCTTAGAGTATCCAAGGACGTTTAAATTTAACGTTGTGAAACTTAAAACTAACTTAGGCATGGTGGATCCATGTACGTTGGAGGATATTTTAAGGAAAAATGATATCCACGCTCTATTTTTAACAACCCTTGGAGGCTATTTAGTACATCAGCCTATGGAGGAGATAAAAAAGGTGTGTGAAGACATGGATGTGATACTTGTAGAAGATGCCTCCGGAGGCGTAGGGGGAACCTGTGGGTATGGAGATATAGTAGTTTGTTCAACAGGATCTCCTAAAATAATAAACTGTGATTATGGAGGATTCCTAGGTATAAATAAAAAAATAGAAGATATTCTCAGGGATAATGGTAAGATAGAAGAGTTAAAGAATCTCTTAAAAGCCTTCAAGGTAATTAATATATACGGCCTTATGAAAGAGGAAGCTCTCAATGCAAGAAAGACGTATAGAAAATTGGTAGAATACTGTGATATTCTAAAGGAGAAATTGGAGAAAGCCTACTTCAAAGGTGAAGAGGGGGTATGTGTATTTGTGGAACATGAAAATCCAGGAGAGGTGTCTAAAAAAATAAATAAAGTTATAAAGTTGGATAATGGAAAATCCTTCATCACTAAATGCCCTATCTATGAAAGGGTATTGAAAAAAGGTATTGTACTCGAGATGAAGAAGATAGATATTAACTCCCTCTCTCTCGAGGATATCTATGAGATAGCAAATATACTTAAAAATATACTGTAA
- a CDS encoding molybdenum cofactor biosynthesis protein MoaE yields MKVYNNYEEFRDAINRLIEKYKGEMGCYVSITGYVRNYDIICGKKMPSDGMVVDDISKEIRDIVEDALKRFDIIDVVVYHNVGYLKVGDIVTSIYVFGKHRKEAFLACQYIIDEIKKYH; encoded by the coding sequence ATGAAGGTATATAACAACTACGAGGAATTCAGAGACGCTATAAATAGACTTATAGAAAAATATAAGGGAGAAATGGGTTGCTATGTATCTATAACAGGTTATGTGAGGAATTACGATATAATATGTGGAAAAAAGATGCCTTCAGACGGTATGGTTGTAGATGATATATCTAAGGAGATAAGAGATATAGTGGAGGATGCTCTCAAAAGGTTTGATATTATAGATGTGGTGGTGTATCATAACGTAGGTTACTTAAAGGTTGGGGATATAGTAACATCTATTTATGTATTTGGTAAACATAGAAAGGAGGCATTTTTAGCTTGCCAGTATATCATAGATGAGATAAAAAAGTATCATTGA
- a CDS encoding TatD family hydrolase, translating to MIDAHTHLDVRSFEDLEKMALCGIEKIVTCAHNPYRMSVPEVYLDHWERLIGMETKRGLMAGVDVKVAIGIHPMGYPKEWQRLIEEMPRYLEDKNVVGVGETGLHYLRDDEKNLLKEQLKLAMEYSMPVVIHTPEKDKGKALQEILKILKEVEIEEDLVMIDHINRDTVDLIDMDVYVGLTVQPTKINPEEAVEIIENYDRKFILSSDLGSLKSDIYALPRTRLLMKKRGLEKRKIVESTYKNARDFYRL from the coding sequence ATGATCGATGCCCATACGCACCTGGATGTTAGAAGTTTTGAAGACCTGGAAAAGATGGCTCTATGTGGTATTGAAAAGATTGTCACCTGTGCCCACAATCCCTATAGGATGAGTGTCCCAGAGGTATATCTCGATCACTGGGAGAGACTGATAGGGATGGAAACTAAGAGGGGTTTAATGGCAGGGGTAGATGTTAAAGTAGCTATAGGAATACATCCAATGGGGTATCCAAAGGAATGGCAGAGGTTGATAGAGGAGATGCCAAGATATTTAGAAGATAAAAACGTTGTAGGCGTAGGAGAAACTGGACTCCATTATCTGAGAGATGATGAGAAAAATCTCCTAAAGGAGCAACTTAAACTGGCTATGGAGTACAGTATGCCTGTAGTGATCCACACACCAGAGAAGGATAAAGGTAAGGCTTTACAGGAGATTCTGAAGATACTTAAAGAGGTAGAGATAGAGGAGGATCTAGTGATGATAGATCATATAAATAGAGATACTGTAGATCTCATTGATATGGATGTGTATGTTGGTTTGACAGTACAACCTACGAAGATAAATCCAGAGGAGGCTGTTGAGATTATAGAAAATTACGATAGGAAGTTTATACTGAGTAGTGACTTAGGGAGTTTGAAGTCAGATATCTACGCACTTCCCAGGACAAGATTACTTATGAAAAAAAGGGGACTAGAGAAGAGGAAAATAGTTGAAAGTACGTATAAAAATGCAAGGGATTTCTACAGATTATAG